One genomic segment of Podarcis muralis chromosome 18, rPodMur119.hap1.1, whole genome shotgun sequence includes these proteins:
- the SLC39A3 gene encoding zinc transporter ZIP3, producing the protein MNLLVTKVLSLVGVFVLMLGGSLLPVRFIATDGEKAERSQRIISVCNSFGGGVFLGTCFNALLPAVREKLAEVLKVGNVVTDYPLAETIMLLGFFMTVFVEQLVLTVRKEQPSFIDLETFNAGSDAGSDSEFESPFLEPPSKRHHYHQGSSTSHSSSQCGLNVHELSRSTPLRLFSLVFALSAHSIFEGLALGLQEEGHKVMNLFLGVAIHETLVAVALGITMTKTGLTLREAAKLAGPVSLMIPLGIVIGMGIESHHSVASSVASVLLQGIASGTFVFVTFFEILAKELEDKSSRLLKVLFLVLGYAVMATLVFFKW; encoded by the exons ATGAATCTCCTGGTGACCAAGGTGCTGTCCCTGGTGGGGGTCTTTGTGCTGATGCTGGGGGGGTCCTTGCTGCCTGTCCGCTTCATTGCCACCGACGGCGAGAAGGCAGAGCGCTCCCAGCGCATCATCTCCGTCTGCAACTCCTTCGGAGGCGGCGTCTTCCTGGGCACCTGCTTCAACGCCCTGCTGCCGGCTGTGCGAGAAAAG CTGGCGGAGGTGCTCAAGGTGGGCAACGTGGTGACCGACTACCCTCTGGCTGAGACCATCATGCTTCTGGGCTTCTTCATGACGGTCTTTGTGGAGCAGCTGGTGCTGACGGTGCGCAAGGAGCAGCCGTCCTTCATTGACCTGGAGACCTTCAATGCCGGCTCGGACGCAGGCAGCGACTCTGAGTTCGAGAGCCCCTTCCTGGAGCCGCCCTCCAAGCGCCACCACTACCACCAGGGCAGCTCGACCAGCCACAGCTCCAGCCAGTGCGGCCTCAACGTCCACGAACTCTCGCGCTCGACTCCGCTGCGCCTCTTCAGCCTGGTCTTTGCCCTCTCAGCCCACTCCATCTTCGAGGGGCTGGCGCTGGGCCTGCAGGAGGAGGGGCACAAGGTCATGAATCTCTTCCTGGGCGTGGCCATCCACGAAACACTGGTGGCTGTGGCGCTGGGCATCACCATGACCAAGACGGGCCTCACCCTGCGCGAGGCGGCCAAGCTGGCGGGCCCCGTCAGCCTCATGATCCCGCTGGGCATCGTCATCGGGATGGGCATCGAGAGCCACCACAGCGTGGCCTCCAGCGTGGCCTCGGTGCTCCTGCAGGGCATTGCCAGCGGCACCTTCGTCTTTGTCACCTTCTTTGAGATCCTGGCCAAGGAGCTGGAGGACAAGAGCAGCCGCCTCCTCAAGGTGCTCTTCCTCGTCCTGGGCTACGCCGTCATGGCCACCCTTGTCTTCTTCAAGTGGTGA